One window of the Lytechinus pictus isolate F3 Inbred chromosome 5, Lp3.0, whole genome shotgun sequence genome contains the following:
- the LOC129261986 gene encoding uncharacterized protein LOC129261986 — translation MRKMRRGMMTKRQWLFILVIVNGVFLYLNFKVLTIDDIRQFSEELSSNLRKIRLLEHTYAEQWSSIANDKVVEERGGEGKEFVWEKVENLHLALPAYEKMRHTLSRLQDFQFLFSKRVNQIRISQEMLTYKSVLWRGDVERLQDIFVDVLQTNRSIKVGLIGGSLSASGQTICPERACLFIDHVRKWLEKVLQTDVTLHNAAISFANSDYFAWCTEPHLDVDDMDIVIWELATDDYVMRAHNDKLRYDHAAQPQELLTRHLKELPTKPFLMYVNFMSPENIRNRDCVNSEYYAGRHLSRHYNVTSVSWCAAVCSSLWQLGFTPDELIHSGDLLSERAHEQAGLFVINLMKSILKSVTFHHMNLTRTNGLYLQKLVELHDVFMANSKEVHKRETHQLQQPDFNAIWNRNTKRDVLNSSGDITSKTDLSKPTKSVPKPVKNVMHINTSGRHFMRPERRLNQRSRFPAKWIHNSQCWPLSKPQFIPDRTLALSRNDGWDEGISDKENWYTSSSSQKIIEFSFEMAPPLPNRTCILALAVMACDYCGQALAWLDNHFDDAVLVGGKYGGHAFRVIEVMTDVPTGRHTFNLKSLEDMPFKLSAVMVGHKDNAKF, via the coding sequence ATGAGAAAGATGAGACGAGGTATGATGACGAAGCGCCAATGGCTTTTCATCTTGGTCATCGTCAACGGCGTCTTCCTCTACCTGAACTTCAAGGTCCTCACTATCGACGATATCAGACAATTCTCAGAGGAGCTTAGTTCGAACCTAAGAAAGATTCGGCTTCTGGAACACACATACGCCGAACAGTGGTCCTCCATAGCTAATGACAAGGTCgtagaagaaagaggaggagaagggaaAGAGTTCGTCTGGGAGAAAGTTGAGAATCTCCATCTAGCGTTGCCTGCGTATGAGAAGATGAGACACACCTTATCTCGACTTCAAGATTTCCAGTTTCTGTTCTCCAAGAGGGTAAACCAGATACGGATCTCTCAAGAGATGTTGACTTACAAGTCGGTCCTGTGGAGAGGTGACGTTGAGCGGCTGCAGGATATCTTCGTGGATGTTCTTCAGACAAACCGTAGCATCAAGGTTGGATTGATAGGTGGCTCACTGTCAGCCTCGGGCCAGACCATATGCCCTGAAAGGGCTTGTCTTTTCATTGATCACGTCAGGAAATGGCTTGAGAAGGTCCTGCAGACGGACGTCACGTTACACAATGCTGCGATCTCCTTCGCAAATAGTGATTACTTTGCTTGGTGTACGGAACCACACCTGGATGTGGATGACATGGATATTGTCATATGGGAGTTGGCGACGGATGACTATGTCATGCGAGCTCACAATGACAAACTTCGTTACGACCATGCCGCCCAACCACAAGAACTTCTCACACGCCATCTGAAGGAGCTGCCTACGAAGCCATTCTTGATGTACGTCAATTTTATGTCACCTGAGAACATCCGCAATCGGGATTGCGTCAACTCGGAGTATTACGCGGGAAGACATCTCAGCAGACACTACAACGTCACATCGGTAAGCTGGTGTGCAGCTGTCTGTTCGAGTCTCTGGCAACTTGGGTTTACACCAGATGAACTCATTCACTCAGGAGATTTACTTAGTGAGAGGGCCCACGAACAGGCTGGATTGTTTGTCATCAACTTAATGAAAAGTATCCTAAAATCTGTGACTTTTCATCACATGAATCTGACCAGAACAAATGGATTATACCTTCAGAAATTGGTGGAACTGCATGACGTGTTTATGGCCAACTCTAAAGAAGTTCACAAGCGTGAGACACACCAACTGCAGCAGCCTGATTTTAATGCGATTTGGAACAGAAATACAAAAAGAGACGTATTAAATAGCTCTGGTGATATTACAAGCAAAACAGACTTATCAAAACCTACCAAATCTGTTCCAAAACCAGTGAAGAATGTCATGCACATAAACACATCGGGTAGGCATTTTATGAGACCTGAACGGCGTCTTAATCAAAGATCTCGATTTCCTGCAAAGTGGATCCACAACTCGCAGTGTTGGCCGCTCTCCAAACCCCAGTTCATCCCTGACCGCACATTGGCTCTTTCAAGAAACGACGGGTGGGATGAAGGTATCTCCGATAAGGAAAACTGGTATACCAGCAGTAGCTCCCAGAAGATCATAGAGTTCTCTTTCGAGATGGCGCCACCTCTGCCAAACCGAACGTGTATTCTTGCATTGGCAGTGATGGCTTGTGACTATTGCGGTCAGGCCCTTGCTTGGTTGGACAACCACTTTGATGATGCTGTCCTGGTTGGAGGAAAATACGGAGGCCATGCTTTTCGGGTCATCGAGGTCATGACAGACGTCCCTACCGGAAGACATACGTTCAATCTAAAGAGTTTGGAAGACATGCCTTTCAAACTCTCTGCAGTCATGGTCGGTCATAAAGACAATGCAAAGTTTTAG